The Synergistota bacterium genome includes a window with the following:
- the tdh gene encoding L-threonine 3-dehydrogenase, with translation MTGRMKALLKDSEGTGARLVEVDIPKPGEGEALVKVIYTAICGTDHHIYTWNSWAQENVKLPHILGHEFVGEVVELGPGVSRVRVGDIVSAETHIFCGRCKQCLTGNEGICRFMKILGVTTPGSFAEYIVVPERVLWKNPENIPLKHCAVEEPLGVALEGVLAEDVSGKTVFVTGCGPIGLFAISVAKTSGASKVYASDVKEYRLSIAKEVGADVLLDPRSIDPVEKIMEDTGGDGVDVVIECSGSTNALIQGLNALSKGGRVSLVGLFSREITLELNSSLVFKAARVYGISGRKIFSTWWKVRELLQNGKLNIDPIITHELPLERFEEAMELMEKGECGKILLRP, from the coding sequence TTGACTGGAAGGATGAAAGCCTTATTAAAAGATAGCGAGGGAACGGGCGCTCGCTTGGTTGAGGTCGATATTCCCAAGCCAGGAGAGGGCGAAGCTCTCGTTAAGGTTATTTATACTGCTATTTGTGGTACCGATCATCATATCTATACTTGGAACTCATGGGCTCAGGAAAACGTTAAACTTCCCCATATATTGGGGCATGAGTTCGTGGGGGAGGTTGTTGAACTGGGGCCTGGAGTAAGCCGTGTTAGAGTGGGGGACATCGTTTCAGCAGAAACGCATATATTCTGTGGGAGATGTAAGCAGTGCTTAACCGGTAATGAGGGTATATGCAGATTTATGAAAATACTTGGTGTTACCACGCCCGGCTCCTTTGCGGAATACATAGTAGTCCCTGAAAGGGTTCTTTGGAAAAATCCTGAAAATATTCCACTTAAGCATTGTGCTGTTGAGGAACCACTTGGCGTTGCTCTCGAAGGCGTTTTGGCAGAAGATGTTTCTGGGAAAACCGTCTTTGTTACTGGCTGTGGTCCTATAGGACTTTTTGCCATTTCAGTGGCCAAGACTTCTGGAGCAAGCAAGGTATACGCGAGCGATGTAAAGGAATATAGGCTTTCCATTGCGAAAGAGGTAGGAGCGGATGTTCTCCTCGATCCTCGGAGCATTGATCCGGTTGAGAAAATTATGGAAGATACTGGAGGAGATGGGGTAGATGTCGTTATAGAGTGTTCCGGTTCGACTAACGCGCTTATTCAGGGACTAAATGCGCTATCTAAGGGGGGAAGGGTGAGTCTCGTTGGGCTCTTCAGCAGGGAGATAACGCTTGAATTGAACTCAAGTTTGGTGTTTAAAGCAGCGAGAGTTTATGGAATAAGCGGAAGAAAGATCTTCTCCACTTGGTGGAAGGTCAGAGAGCTTCTTCAGAACGGAAAGCTGAACATTGATCCCATAATTACCCATGAACTTCCGCTCGAGAGATTCGAAGAGGCTATGGAGCTTATGGAAAAAGGAGAGTGTGGGAAGATACTTCTCAGGCCTTAG
- a CDS encoding thiamine pyrophosphate-dependent dehydrogenase E1 component subunit alpha has product MGMDLLSLYETMVKIRLFDTKAEELFLEGKIPGFIHSYVGEEAIATGVSANLRPDDYITSTHRGHGHMIAKGADVKKMMAELYGKKTGYCKGKGGSMHIMDFSLGVLGANGVVGGGIPIAVGAGMSIKLVKKSDQVVVCYFGDGASNRGTFHEGLNWASVYKLPVIFVCENNMYASTAYMPETTSVQDISSRAVAYNMPGIAVDGNDVLAVYEAAKEAIERARKGEGPTLIEAKTYRLKGHFVGDPELYRSKEEVKKFWEKEPIGRFEKLLFEKGILTEIKKKEIWDKIKNEIEEAVKFAEKSEFPPPEDALTDMFIDDRKYDY; this is encoded by the coding sequence ATGGGGATGGATCTCCTATCGCTATATGAGACTATGGTTAAAATTAGGCTTTTCGATACGAAAGCTGAAGAACTGTTTCTTGAAGGCAAGATCCCCGGATTTATCCACTCTTATGTCGGGGAGGAAGCCATCGCAACGGGCGTATCAGCAAATCTAAGGCCAGATGATTATATTACAAGCACACACAGAGGACATGGACATATGATAGCCAAGGGCGCTGATGTAAAGAAAATGATGGCAGAACTATATGGGAAGAAAACGGGGTATTGCAAGGGCAAGGGAGGTTCCATGCACATAATGGACTTTTCGTTGGGAGTTCTTGGAGCAAACGGGGTGGTTGGAGGTGGCATTCCGATAGCAGTGGGCGCAGGGATGTCTATAAAGCTCGTCAAAAAGAGCGATCAGGTAGTGGTATGCTACTTTGGAGATGGAGCCTCAAATAGAGGAACGTTTCACGAGGGATTAAACTGGGCATCGGTTTATAAGCTACCTGTAATCTTTGTTTGCGAGAATAATATGTATGCATCAACGGCTTATATGCCTGAGACTACTTCCGTTCAGGACATATCCTCAAGAGCAGTGGCTTATAACATGCCCGGAATCGCCGTAGACGGAAACGACGTTCTTGCTGTGTATGAAGCAGCAAAGGAGGCAATAGAAAGAGCACGTAAAGGAGAGGGCCCAACGCTTATAGAAGCTAAAACTTACAGATTAAAGGGGCATTTCGTCGGAGATCCCGAGCTCTATAGAAGCAAGGAAGAGGTAAAGAAATTCTGGGAAAAAGAACCAATAGGCAGATTTGAAAAGCTTCTATTCGAGAAGGGCATTCTCACGGAAATCAAGAAGAAAGAGATATGGGACAAGATAAAGAACGAAATCGAAGAGGCCGTTAAATTTGCTGAAAAAAGCGAATTTCCCCCACCTGAAGATGCTTTAACCGATATGTTCATCGATGACAGAAAATATGATTACTAA
- a CDS encoding 2-oxo acid dehydrogenase subunit E2: MYELLMPKLGLTMEEGKVENWLKKEGDEVKKGEPIVEISTEKITNTIDSPVDGIVAKILVKEGETAKVGTPIALIALTKSEYEAYKEKEETVGEKEEKKEEKRIEMEEKINASPLAKRIAREKGIDLRLVKGTGEGRRITKQDVLNYIASLEKKEEKPGFKEIPLSGIRRTIAERLSKSFHSVVPVTETMEIDVSKLLKKFAELKENSSVKISLTAVFVKLIANLLTEFPEFNAHFDGEKIRIYDDVNMGVAFDTPDGLLVPVIRKANEKSIEEIAKEILNMAEKVKSKKYTLDDITGSTFTITNLGMIDIDIFTPVINPPEVAILGIGRTRKVPELTENGIKFTEKIWFSLTFDHRVIDGAPAARFLKRLAELCSNPDLQ, encoded by the coding sequence ATGTATGAGCTTTTAATGCCAAAGCTCGGCCTGACCATGGAGGAGGGAAAGGTTGAAAATTGGCTTAAAAAGGAAGGAGACGAGGTTAAAAAAGGCGAACCTATCGTAGAGATCTCTACCGAGAAGATAACCAACACCATAGACAGCCCCGTCGATGGAATAGTAGCAAAAATACTCGTGAAAGAAGGAGAAACGGCAAAAGTTGGAACTCCAATAGCGCTTATCGCGCTTACAAAATCCGAATACGAAGCTTACAAGGAAAAGGAGGAAACAGTAGGAGAGAAAGAAGAAAAAAAAGAAGAGAAAAGAATAGAGATGGAGGAGAAAATAAACGCATCCCCGCTCGCTAAAAGAATAGCCAGAGAGAAAGGCATCGATCTGAGGCTTGTTAAGGGAACCGGAGAAGGAAGAAGGATCACCAAGCAGGACGTTCTAAATTATATTGCTTCCCTTGAGAAGAAAGAAGAAAAACCGGGCTTTAAAGAAATTCCCTTAAGTGGTATACGAAGAACTATCGCAGAGAGGCTGTCTAAGTCGTTCCATAGCGTCGTCCCCGTAACGGAAACGATGGAAATAGATGTAAGCAAGCTTCTAAAAAAATTTGCAGAGTTAAAGGAAAATTCGAGCGTGAAAATAAGCTTAACCGCCGTATTCGTTAAACTCATAGCCAATCTTCTCACAGAGTTTCCGGAGTTTAACGCTCACTTCGATGGAGAAAAGATACGCATATATGATGATGTTAATATGGGCGTTGCATTCGATACACCGGATGGTTTACTTGTCCCTGTTATAAGAAAAGCAAACGAGAAATCAATTGAGGAAATAGCCAAGGAAATCCTTAACATGGCGGAAAAGGTAAAAAGCAAAAAGTACACATTAGATGATATAACGGGATCCACGTTTACGATAACCAATCTTGGTATGATCGATATAGATATATTTACTCCAGTTATAAATCCACCGGAGGTTGCCATACTCGGCATAGGTAGAACAAGAAAGGTTCCCGAGCTCACAGAGAACGGCATAAAGTTCACTGAGAAGATTTGGTTCTCCCTTACTTTCGACCACAGGGTAATAGATGGCGCTCCCGCAGCGAGATTTTTAAAGAGACTCGCAGAACTCTGCAGCAATCCAGACCTACAATAA
- a CDS encoding EamA family transporter produces MDYSEGKLRGYLYVILAAFCWANVAIFGRFLMKAGMSPYAVVFWRALFACLIAGFYLAFSGKNPFDGIERKDFVFYFLLGIAGIGFNYLGYLSAIRYVKIATALLMLYTFPSLVVLLARVFLKERITGRKLISLSISMLGIVILLGWNISFSLIGYAWGFLSAVGNAAYALIGRRFSGKVDSFKTLFWGFFFGTVFLFLVMASVEGVSLPEASDFKYIIGLSFISTFLPYMFFLLSFKYLEAGMASIASLSEIPITSTLAFIFFSEKPGWNHFLGGGLIILSILFLIKGGD; encoded by the coding sequence GTGGATTACTCTGAGGGAAAGCTTAGAGGATATTTATATGTTATCTTAGCTGCTTTTTGCTGGGCTAACGTGGCTATCTTTGGGAGATTCCTTATGAAGGCAGGGATGTCTCCATATGCGGTCGTTTTCTGGAGAGCTCTCTTCGCCTGCCTTATAGCGGGTTTCTACCTTGCGTTTTCAGGAAAAAACCCGTTTGATGGAATAGAGCGAAAGGATTTTGTTTTTTATTTTCTTCTCGGAATCGCTGGAATAGGTTTTAACTATCTCGGATATTTGTCGGCGATAAGATACGTAAAAATAGCAACCGCTCTTTTAATGCTTTATACTTTCCCATCTCTCGTGGTGCTACTTGCAAGGGTGTTTCTTAAGGAAAGAATAACCGGAAGGAAGCTTATCTCGCTTTCAATTTCCATGCTCGGTATAGTTATCCTTCTGGGGTGGAATATCTCATTTTCCCTAATAGGATATGCTTGGGGCTTTCTATCAGCGGTGGGAAACGCGGCTTATGCTCTTATAGGAAGGAGATTTTCTGGAAAGGTTGACAGCTTTAAGACCCTTTTCTGGGGATTTTTCTTTGGAACGGTTTTTCTTTTCTTAGTTATGGCTTCTGTGGAAGGTGTTTCGCTTCCCGAGGCATCCGATTTTAAATACATAATTGGTCTTAGCTTTATTTCAACTTTTCTCCCCTACATGTTTTTCCTGCTTTCGTTTAAATACCTCGAAGCTGGAATGGCAAGCATAGCATCCCTCTCTGAAATTCCCATAACGAGTACGCTGGCTTTTATATTCTTCTCTGAAAAACCAGGGTGGAATCATTTCCTCGGGGGCGGTTTGATCATTCTTTCCATTCTCTTTCTCATTAAGGGAGGGGATTAG
- the hutH gene encoding histidine ammonia-lyase, whose amino-acid sequence MGEILVDGESLRLEDLVRVAKYGWKVKLTNDVKEKVERSRGVIEQAIELRKVIYGITTGFGDLARILIPPEKVRELQRNLIRSHSCGVGDPFPPEIVRGAMLLRLNTLAKGFSGVRYEILEFLAEMINRDICPVVPTKGSVGASGDLAPLAHIALTMMGEGEVFYKGKRIPASLALKEELLPPIVFEAKEGIALINGTPVMAAVGALALNEAFRLFKLADLALSLSLEALEGVPDAFDPRIHKLRPHPGQMACASNVLKLIQESEIIYGTQRERVQDAYSLRCSPQVHGASRDVASFVRSVLEREFNSVTDNPIVFPESGDVISGGNFHGEPLALSMDFLSIALSEVANISERRVARLVDGHLSGLPDFLVFSKGVNSGFMIAQYVAAALASENKVLSHPASVDSIPTSANQEDHVSMGMNSALKLLKVVDNLYKVLSIEILASCQGIDFRKPLKPGKGTRVAHSLVREIIPFLIEDVPLYLEIAKAEELLRGEEFLREVEDSVGGLL is encoded by the coding sequence ATGGGGGAAATTCTCGTCGATGGGGAAAGTCTTCGCTTGGAAGATCTGGTGAGAGTGGCTAAATATGGATGGAAGGTGAAATTAACTAATGATGTCAAGGAAAAGGTAGAAAGATCCAGAGGGGTAATAGAGCAAGCGATAGAGTTGCGTAAGGTTATTTACGGTATTACCACTGGTTTTGGAGATCTTGCGAGGATTCTTATTCCTCCGGAGAAGGTAAGGGAGCTCCAGAGAAATCTTATACGAAGCCATTCATGTGGTGTCGGAGATCCCTTCCCTCCTGAGATAGTTAGGGGAGCTATGCTTTTGAGGTTAAATACGCTTGCTAAGGGGTTTTCTGGCGTTAGATATGAGATCTTAGAGTTCTTAGCTGAGATGATAAATAGGGATATTTGTCCCGTCGTGCCAACGAAGGGATCTGTGGGTGCGAGCGGGGATCTTGCCCCCTTAGCTCATATAGCTTTGACTATGATGGGAGAGGGAGAGGTCTTTTATAAGGGCAAACGTATACCGGCCTCTCTTGCATTGAAGGAGGAGCTCCTGCCTCCAATTGTTTTCGAAGCTAAAGAAGGTATAGCCCTCATAAATGGAACACCGGTAATGGCAGCGGTTGGAGCTCTTGCGCTTAATGAGGCTTTTAGGCTCTTTAAGCTTGCTGATCTGGCACTTTCTCTAAGCCTTGAAGCTTTAGAGGGTGTCCCCGATGCTTTTGATCCGAGGATACATAAGCTTCGCCCGCATCCTGGGCAAATGGCTTGTGCTTCTAATGTGCTTAAGCTTATTCAGGAAAGTGAAATTATATATGGAACGCAAAGGGAAAGAGTCCAGGATGCCTACTCTTTAAGATGTTCTCCGCAGGTTCATGGAGCATCGAGGGATGTGGCTTCCTTTGTTAGGAGCGTTCTCGAAAGGGAGTTTAACTCCGTTACAGATAATCCTATAGTTTTCCCCGAAAGTGGAGATGTAATATCCGGGGGGAACTTTCATGGTGAACCATTGGCTTTAAGCATGGATTTTCTTTCCATAGCACTTTCTGAAGTAGCGAATATCTCAGAGCGTAGAGTAGCTCGGTTAGTTGATGGACACTTAAGCGGTCTTCCGGACTTCCTTGTCTTTTCGAAAGGGGTAAACTCTGGGTTTATGATAGCTCAGTACGTAGCCGCTGCTTTAGCGTCTGAAAATAAGGTTTTATCTCATCCTGCAAGTGTGGATTCTATTCCGACATCTGCTAATCAAGAGGATCATGTAAGCATGGGCATGAATTCAGCTTTGAAGCTTCTTAAAGTAGTTGATAATCTTTATAAGGTACTTTCGATTGAAATTCTTGCTTCTTGCCAGGGAATAGATTTTAGAAAACCGTTGAAACCTGGGAAGGGAACGAGAGTAGCACACTCTCTTGTGAGGGAAATAATACCATTTCTTATTGAAGATGTCCCTCTTTATCTCGAAATAGCGAAAGCTGAAGAGCTTTTGAGAGGAGAAGAATTTCTCCGTGAGGTGGAGGATTCTGTAGGTGGATTACTCTGA
- a CDS encoding branched-chain amino acid ABC transporter permease has translation MGLAMVYGILRILHVAHAGVYTIGAYLGLFFFFQTKSFVLSAIFSMAICALIGIAIQRFVYYPLLKFPPFVPLIAGIALFLAVGEICRLIAGPYPRSFPAHISLPSIKIGGVFISSIQLLIFIATALILIFQWFISSKTSFGLMMRATSQDLEMAESIGINSRMVVALTFALGSAFAALAGILVGVNYNQVYPAMGNMPAYKSLALIVVGGLGSVPGAVIASLLLGVAETLLIGYAKIPLPRDALAFIAMIIFLLIKPQGLFGGRR, from the coding sequence ATGGGATTAGCCATGGTGTATGGAATATTGAGGATACTTCATGTTGCCCATGCTGGGGTTTATACCATAGGGGCTTATCTTGGTCTTTTTTTCTTTTTTCAAACCAAAAGTTTTGTTCTTTCAGCGATTTTCTCTATGGCTATATGCGCTCTAATAGGCATAGCTATTCAGAGATTCGTTTACTATCCTCTTTTGAAGTTCCCCCCCTTTGTTCCGTTAATAGCTGGAATAGCTCTTTTTCTGGCGGTAGGAGAAATTTGCCGTTTGATAGCTGGACCCTATCCGAGGTCGTTTCCTGCGCATATTTCACTGCCTTCGATTAAAATCGGAGGCGTATTCATATCGTCAATTCAGCTTTTGATTTTCATCGCCACCGCTCTTATACTTATCTTCCAGTGGTTTATAAGCTCTAAAACGAGTTTTGGACTTATGATGCGCGCTACCAGTCAAGATCTTGAGATGGCTGAATCCATAGGAATAAATTCCAGGATGGTGGTAGCTTTGACCTTTGCTTTGGGTTCCGCATTTGCAGCCTTGGCTGGGATTCTCGTGGGGGTAAACTATAATCAAGTTTACCCTGCGATGGGGAACATGCCTGCTTATAAATCTCTTGCTTTAATAGTCGTGGGAGGGCTGGGAAGCGTTCCAGGGGCGGTTATAGCCTCTCTTCTCTTGGGGGTAGCAGAGACTTTGCTTATTGGGTATGCTAAAATACCTCTTCCAAGGGATGCCCTTGCTTTTATAGCTATGATAATCTTTCTTCTTATCAAACCTCAGGGACTTTTCGGAGGGAGGAGATAG
- a CDS encoding branched-chain amino acid ABC transporter permease, producing MGYVFTVLTMLLISAISVLGLNVILGYAGQISLGHAAFMGIGAYASALLATKAHLPFWLCLPLAILISGAIGFLLGLPSLRVKDDFLAITTIGINFIVQAIFLYVPFFGGALGIGGIPRPKIGNFILRGEYYFALVLVLFVISILISLRFHRSWAGLASEAMREDEIAASVIGINPKRFKLMAFVLGSAYAGMAGSLYAHFMGFISSEDFGFPLSVTFLSMLVFGGVGTVRGSVLGAFILGALPEFLRPVAEYRLLLYSVLLLLMLRFCPQGLVGIFRLKNRRLL from the coding sequence ATGGGATATGTTTTTACCGTTCTGACGATGCTTCTGATAAGTGCCATTTCCGTTCTTGGCCTAAATGTGATTCTGGGGTATGCGGGGCAGATATCTTTAGGACACGCTGCTTTTATGGGAATAGGCGCGTATGCCTCTGCTCTTCTGGCAACTAAGGCTCATCTCCCCTTTTGGTTATGTCTCCCCCTGGCGATATTGATTTCTGGAGCTATTGGCTTTCTGCTTGGTTTACCAAGTCTAAGAGTTAAGGATGATTTCCTTGCCATAACCACCATAGGTATAAACTTCATTGTTCAGGCAATTTTCCTTTACGTGCCTTTCTTTGGAGGAGCTCTTGGGATAGGAGGGATTCCAAGGCCCAAGATAGGAAACTTTATCTTGAGAGGGGAGTACTACTTCGCACTTGTCCTTGTCCTGTTTGTTATAAGCATTTTGATATCTCTGAGATTTCATCGTTCATGGGCTGGCCTCGCTTCTGAAGCTATGAGGGAGGATGAAATAGCAGCGAGTGTTATTGGTATAAATCCCAAAAGGTTTAAGCTTATGGCTTTCGTGCTGGGTAGCGCATATGCAGGAATGGCTGGTTCGCTCTATGCTCATTTTATGGGATTTATAAGCTCCGAGGACTTCGGCTTCCCCTTATCTGTGACCTTTTTATCCATGCTCGTTTTCGGGGGGGTGGGGACTGTGAGAGGAAGCGTTCTGGGAGCCTTTATCCTCGGAGCTTTACCGGAATTTTTAAGACCTGTAGCAGAGTATAGGCTTCTTCTCTACAGCGTTCTTTTACTTCTCATGCTAAGGTTCTGTCCTCAAGGGCTGGTAGGAATTTTCAGGTTAAAAAACAGGCGCTTATTGTAG
- a CDS encoding SDR family oxidoreductase, whose protein sequence is MISFSNKVALITGGGRGIGRVTALLFSQLGASVVILELLEREGKETLKQIESNGGRGIFIKTDVSNIESVRKAIAITLEKYGKIDILVNNAGIVYTKPFVECTPEEWERVIAVNLMGVFNTCLEVFPHMIKQKSGKIVNVASIAGKRGGGIFGNAIYSASKGGVIAFTKALAREGGPHGINVNAVCPGPTETKMLSGLPNDKRKALIENIPLRQFGKPENVAHAIIFLSSEMANHITGEIMDVDGGLTMD, encoded by the coding sequence ATGATAAGCTTTTCAAATAAGGTTGCGTTAATAACGGGGGGCGGTAGAGGCATAGGACGCGTTACCGCCCTTCTTTTTTCTCAATTAGGAGCTTCAGTTGTAATCTTGGAGCTCCTTGAGAGAGAAGGTAAAGAAACACTCAAACAAATAGAATCAAATGGAGGAAGGGGAATTTTCATCAAAACCGATGTATCAAATATAGAAAGCGTTAGGAAAGCGATAGCGATTACGCTTGAAAAGTATGGCAAAATAGACATCCTCGTTAATAACGCCGGCATAGTTTATACGAAGCCGTTTGTGGAATGCACTCCCGAAGAGTGGGAAAGAGTCATAGCTGTCAACCTAATGGGCGTTTTTAACACATGTCTTGAGGTTTTTCCCCACATGATAAAGCAAAAAAGCGGAAAGATCGTAAACGTGGCCTCCATCGCTGGGAAAAGAGGGGGAGGAATATTCGGAAATGCCATATACTCGGCTTCTAAGGGAGGGGTAATAGCCTTTACTAAAGCGTTAGCAAGAGAAGGTGGGCCCCACGGCATAAACGTCAATGCCGTATGCCCGGGACCCACTGAAACCAAAATGCTAAGTGGACTACCAAATGATAAGCGCAAGGCCCTCATAGAAAACATACCCTTGCGTCAATTCGGAAAACCCGAAAACGTGGCTCATGCTATCATTTTCCTTTCATCTGAAATGGCAAACCACATAACAGGCGAAATCATGGATGTAGATGGAGGATTAACTATGGACTAA
- a CDS encoding alpha-ketoacid dehydrogenase subunit beta, with translation MREITFSEAICEAIREEMEKNPAIFTYGEDIAKQGGIFGTYKCILGKFKEKVIDTPISEEVIYGSAVGAALAGGRPIVEFHFADFLFTGMCSIVNQIMKIRYMSGGQGKLPIILRGPDGVARSAAAHHSQSIETVFMHIPGIKVVIPSTPYDAKGLMKTALRSDDPVIFFEHKRLYKTKGPVPEEEYLIPFGEADIKREGDDVTVIATSRMVLESLEAAKELEEEGISVEVIDLRTLVPWDKETVVKSIKKTHKAVIAHETWKRAGWGAEVASTIYEEAFEYLDAPIKRVGAKNVPHPFSPPLEEAVVPDKRDVVNAIKEVLENV, from the coding sequence ATGAGAGAGATTACCTTTTCTGAAGCTATTTGTGAAGCCATAAGGGAGGAAATGGAAAAGAACCCAGCTATCTTTACCTATGGAGAGGATATAGCCAAACAGGGAGGAATATTTGGAACCTACAAATGTATTCTTGGAAAGTTCAAGGAAAAGGTTATAGATACTCCTATATCGGAGGAGGTAATCTACGGCTCAGCCGTGGGAGCAGCTCTTGCTGGAGGAAGACCCATAGTCGAATTTCATTTCGCGGATTTTCTCTTCACTGGAATGTGCTCTATAGTTAATCAGATAATGAAGATAAGATACATGTCCGGGGGCCAGGGAAAGCTTCCAATAATACTTAGAGGTCCCGATGGCGTGGCAAGATCGGCAGCCGCACATCATTCACAGTCTATAGAAACCGTGTTTATGCACATACCAGGAATAAAAGTGGTAATTCCATCAACCCCATATGATGCTAAAGGTCTAATGAAAACAGCTTTAAGAAGCGATGACCCCGTTATATTCTTCGAGCATAAGAGATTGTACAAGACCAAAGGTCCAGTTCCCGAAGAAGAATATCTAATTCCCTTCGGTGAGGCAGACATAAAAAGAGAGGGAGACGACGTAACCGTTATAGCAACATCGAGAATGGTCTTGGAATCGCTTGAAGCAGCGAAGGAACTCGAAGAAGAGGGAATAAGCGTGGAGGTTATAGATTTGAGAACTCTCGTACCATGGGATAAGGAAACCGTTGTAAAATCCATTAAGAAAACGCACAAGGCGGTAATCGCACACGAAACGTGGAAAAGAGCTGGATGGGGAGCCGAAGTAGCTTCTACCATATATGAAGAAGCTTTTGAATACCTTGACGCTCCCATCAAAAGAGTAGGAGCTAAGAACGTTCCTCACCCATTCTCTCCGCCATTAGAGGAAGCAGTAGTTCCGGACAAGAGAGACGTAGTAAATGCAATAAAGGAGGTTTTAGAAAATGTATGA